The DNA window TTTGTCGGTATCTACAAGTGAAGACAGTGTCAAGGTTCTTTTCTGGAAGAGAGTGTAGTGTATATTTATAGTATAAATGTAAACCTTATCTCTTCCACTAAAATGCAGAAAATATCTTGTATCATTATTAGGATATGGTGTTTTTGTTGTTAAAGTATTAATAAACAATTGTGTACTTGTTCCTAAAATAGAGTATAATAATATATTGTTTTTTTTATAACTAACATTGCAAATAACTGTATTTGTATATTGTTTTTTAATTAGTGTTTGTGAATAAACATTTGTTTTGTTAAACTGTTGTTATTTTATAGATTAAGATAATTTTTTATCTAAATAGTGAATATTTTGTTAAAATGACGAGATATGCCAGATATAATAATTATCTTTGCCTCCCGAATTTGAAAATACTGAAAAAACTAGAAAAACTAGAATTATAACCATGAACCAAAGAAATTACAGTTTTCTTTTATTGTTAGCTATAGTATGTTTTTCTTCATGTTCTTCTTATAAGAATGTACCTTATTTGAAGGAATCGGAAAAGTTTACTACTGAGGATTATGCAAAAAGTGCAGTTCTTTATGATGCACGAATTATGCCCAAAGACTTGCTGACAATAACAGTTAGTACTATAACTAATCCGGAAGATGCTTACCCATTTAATCTAACAGTTCCGTCTCCCATTTCAGCTGCTAAGAATATTACAACTCAGCCTGCAATGCAAACATATTTGGTAGATAATGACGGTAAAGTAAATTTTCCGGTTCTTGGACTAATGAAATTAAGTGGATTAACCAAGACTGAAGCTGAAAATTTACTTAAATCTAAATTGAAAGAATATTTAAAAGAAGATCCAATAGTTACTGTTCGCCTAACAAACTATAAAGTATCTGTAATTGGTGAGGTGAATCGTCCCAATACTTATACTGTAGAGAATGAAAAAATAAATATATTTGAAGCATTGGCTTTAGCTGGTGATCTTACCGTATATGGTAAAAGAGATAATGTTAAGATTATCCGTGAGATGGAAGACGGCCAGAAAAAAGTTGTTGTGCTTAGCTTGAATGATAAAAACATAATTTTTTCCCCATATTTTTATCTTCAGCAGAATGATGTTGTATATATACAACCCAATAAAGCCAAAGCTCAAGGATCTGATATTGGTTCTATGACAAGCATTTTAATATCCACGACTTCAATACTAGTTTCATTAGCCGGATTGATAGTTACTATTCTTAAATAATGTATAATATAATAAGCTAATAAATATAAAAGTTTTATGTCTGAAGAATTTAATAAAGTAGGTGACGAAAATCAATCTGAGGAAATTAA is part of the uncultured Bacteroides sp. genome and encodes:
- a CDS encoding polysaccharide biosynthesis/export family protein, with product MNQRNYSFLLLLAIVCFSSCSSYKNVPYLKESEKFTTEDYAKSAVLYDARIMPKDLLTITVSTITNPEDAYPFNLTVPSPISAAKNITTQPAMQTYLVDNDGKVNFPVLGLMKLSGLTKTEAENLLKSKLKEYLKEDPIVTVRLTNYKVSVIGEVNRPNTYTVENEKINIFEALALAGDLTVYGKRDNVKIIREMEDGQKKVVVLSLNDKNIIFSPYFYLQQNDVVYIQPNKAKAQGSDIGSMTSILISTTSILVSLAGLIVTILK